From Streptomyces sp. NBC_00370, a single genomic window includes:
- a CDS encoding citrate synthase/methylcitrate synthase yields the protein MPANGTDTPVPDVPRGLAGVVVTETALGDVRGREGFYHYRQYSAVELAQTRDFEDVWHLMFEGELPDSAARAAFTARTAALRRLPDDVRDVLPAVARLCARSGPLAGLRTALSLFGASAGLSPLYDIDPERRREDALAVCAVVPTLLTALYRLGHGLEPVEPREDLPYAANYLYMLTGTEPEPERARAVEQYLISTIDHGFNASTFAARVIASTGADLAAALVGGIGAFSGPLHGGAPSRALDTLDAIGTPDRIDPWIRERVLAGDRIMGFGHAVYRTEDPRSRMLRGIAEKFGGPRVDFAVQVEAGVEAVLAELKPGRELHTNVEFYAGVVMELCGLPREMFTPTFAAARVVGWSANVLEQAADTKIIRPAARYTGPPPPQPVPAAG from the coding sequence ATGCCGGCAAACGGGACCGACACCCCGGTGCCCGACGTACCGCGCGGACTCGCGGGCGTCGTCGTCACCGAGACCGCGCTCGGCGACGTCAGGGGCCGCGAGGGCTTCTACCACTACCGCCAGTACTCCGCGGTCGAACTGGCACAGACCCGCGATTTCGAGGACGTCTGGCATCTGATGTTCGAGGGGGAGCTGCCGGACAGCGCCGCTCGTGCGGCCTTCACCGCCCGGACGGCGGCGCTGCGCAGACTCCCCGACGACGTACGGGACGTGCTGCCCGCGGTCGCCCGCCTCTGCGCCCGCTCGGGACCGCTCGCGGGGCTGCGCACCGCGCTCTCGCTCTTCGGCGCTTCGGCGGGGCTGAGCCCGCTGTACGACATAGACCCGGAGCGCAGGCGCGAGGACGCCCTCGCCGTGTGCGCCGTCGTCCCGACGCTGCTCACCGCGCTGTACCGGCTGGGCCACGGCCTCGAACCGGTGGAGCCGCGCGAGGATCTGCCGTACGCGGCGAACTATCTGTACATGCTGACCGGCACGGAACCGGAGCCCGAGCGGGCGCGCGCGGTCGAGCAGTATCTGATCTCCACGATCGACCACGGATTCAACGCGTCCACCTTCGCCGCGCGGGTGATCGCCTCGACCGGCGCCGACCTGGCGGCCGCTCTGGTCGGCGGCATCGGCGCGTTCTCCGGACCGCTGCACGGCGGGGCGCCGAGCCGCGCGCTGGACACGCTCGACGCCATCGGGACGCCCGACCGCATCGACCCCTGGATCAGGGAGCGGGTGCTCGCGGGCGACCGGATCATGGGCTTCGGCCACGCCGTCTACCGCACCGAGGACCCGCGCTCGCGCATGCTGCGCGGGATCGCCGAGAAGTTCGGCGGACCACGGGTCGACTTCGCCGTGCAGGTCGAGGCGGGCGTCGAGGCCGTACTCGCCGAACTCAAGCCGGGCCGGGAGCTGCACACCAACGTGGAGTTCTACGCCGGGGTCGTCATGGAGCTGTGCGGTCTGCCGCGCGAGATGTTCACCCCTACCTTCGCCGCCGCCCGGGTGGTCGGGTGGAGCGCCAACGTCCTCGAACAGGCGGCCGACACCAAGATCATCCGCCCGGCGGCCCGCTACACGGGCCCGCCCCCGCCGCAGCCGGTGCCCGCCGCCGGCTGA
- a CDS encoding glycosyl hydrolase family 28-related protein, which produces MNAHVRHMTLAVSTAVAVAATGLALVAPTATAAATAGASLPFSSVEAESATTDGAKIGPDHTQGTLASEASGRQAVQLNAGQSVEFTLPKAANAVNLSYSVPDGQSGTLAVYVDGQKTATTLPVTSKYSYVDTPWIVGAKTHHLFDNTRALLGADLPAGAKVKFEASVPTTVDVADFEQVAAAATAPAGAVSVVDKGADPSGAGDSTQAFRDAIGAAKGGTVWIPPGDYKLTSALSGVENVELRGAGGWYSVVHSSSFINQGNSAGKVGLHDFAVVGEVTERNDSSPDNFVNGSLGPDSSVSGMWIQHLKVGLWLTGNNDNLVVENNRILDTTADGLNLNGGAHNVQVRDNFLRNQGDDSLAMWSLNSADEGSSFSNNTISQPNLANGIAIYGGTDITVQGNLVQDTNALGSGIAISNQKFADPFFPLAGTITVTGNTLVRTGAINPNWGHPMGALRVDAYDSAIAANVNINDTTFTDSPYSAFEFVSGGGTGKAVQNVTIDGATIDGAGTVAVQAETPGSAKISNVKASGLGAAGVYNCPFPTGSGTFTLNDGGGNSGLDTVWDDCGSWPQAK; this is translated from the coding sequence ATGAATGCACATGTCAGGCACATGACACTTGCCGTCTCCACCGCTGTGGCGGTGGCGGCGACCGGGCTCGCTCTCGTCGCCCCCACGGCGACAGCCGCGGCGACGGCGGGCGCGAGTCTCCCCTTCAGCTCCGTCGAGGCGGAGAGCGCCACCACGGACGGCGCCAAGATCGGCCCGGACCACACTCAGGGCACCCTCGCCTCCGAGGCGTCGGGCCGGCAGGCGGTGCAGCTCAACGCCGGGCAGAGCGTGGAGTTCACGCTGCCGAAGGCCGCCAACGCGGTGAACCTCTCGTACAGCGTCCCCGACGGCCAGTCGGGCACGCTCGCGGTGTACGTGGACGGGCAGAAGACCGCCACGACGCTGCCCGTCACCTCCAAGTACTCCTACGTCGACACCCCGTGGATCGTCGGCGCCAAGACCCACCACCTGTTCGACAACACCCGCGCGCTGCTCGGCGCCGACCTGCCGGCCGGTGCCAAGGTGAAGTTCGAGGCGAGCGTCCCGACCACCGTCGACGTGGCGGACTTCGAGCAGGTCGCGGCGGCCGCCACCGCCCCGGCGGGCGCGGTGTCCGTGGTCGACAAGGGCGCCGACCCGAGTGGCGCCGGTGATTCCACGCAGGCGTTCCGGGACGCCATCGGCGCGGCCAAGGGCGGCACCGTCTGGATCCCGCCGGGCGACTACAAGCTGACCTCCGCGCTCAGCGGCGTGGAGAACGTCGAACTCCGGGGCGCGGGCGGCTGGTACTCCGTCGTGCACAGCTCCAGCTTCATCAACCAGGGCAACAGCGCGGGCAAGGTGGGGCTCCACGACTTCGCCGTCGTCGGCGAGGTCACCGAGCGCAACGACAGCAGCCCCGACAACTTCGTCAACGGCTCGCTCGGCCCCGACTCGTCCGTCTCCGGGATGTGGATCCAGCACCTCAAGGTCGGTCTGTGGCTGACGGGGAACAACGACAACCTCGTCGTGGAGAACAACCGCATCCTCGACACCACGGCCGACGGCCTCAACCTCAACGGAGGCGCCCACAACGTGCAGGTGCGTGACAACTTCCTGCGCAACCAGGGCGACGACTCGCTCGCCATGTGGTCGCTCAACTCGGCCGACGAGGGCAGCTCGTTCAGCAACAACACGATCTCGCAGCCGAACCTGGCCAACGGGATCGCGATCTACGGCGGCACGGACATCACCGTGCAGGGCAACCTCGTCCAGGACACCAACGCGCTGGGCAGCGGAATTGCGATCTCCAACCAGAAGTTCGCCGACCCGTTCTTCCCGCTGGCCGGCACCATCACGGTCACCGGCAACACCCTGGTGCGCACCGGCGCGATCAACCCCAACTGGGGCCATCCGATGGGCGCGTTGCGGGTCGACGCGTACGACAGCGCCATTGCCGCCAACGTCAACATCAACGACACGACCTTCACCGACAGCCCGTACAGCGCCTTCGAGTTCGTCTCCGGCGGCGGTACGGGCAAGGCCGTCCAGAACGTGACGATCGACGGTGCGACGATCGACGGGGCGGGCACGGTCGCCGTCCAGGCGGAGACTCCAGGCTCGGCGAAGATCAGCAACGTCAAGGCGTCTGGCCTCGGCGCCGCCGGCGTCTACAACTGCCCGTTCCCCACGGGCAGCGGCACCTTCACGCTCAACGACGGCGGAGGCAACTCCGGGCTCGACACCGTCTGGGACGACTGCGGGAGCTGGCCGCAGGCGAAGTAG
- a CDS encoding glycoside hydrolase family 13 protein yields the protein MEGSPLAPADTNWWRDAAIYQVYVRSFADGDGDGTGDLAGVRARLPYLVELGVDALWFTPWYLSPLADGGYDVADYRTIDPAFGTLAEAEKLIDEARQLGIRTIIDVVPNHVSDQHAWFKAALAAAPGSPERALFHFRTGRGADGELPPNDWVGEFGGTPWTRLPDGEWYLHLFAPEQPDLNWDHPAVRQEHEDVLRFWFDRGVAGVRIDSAALLTKDPLLPDFVAGQDPHPYIDLDELHDIYRAWRAIADEYDAIFVGEVWLPDTERFVRYLRQDELHTAFNFNFLTCPWDADLLRTAIDETLAEHAPVGAPATWVLANHDVTRTVTRYGRAETGFDFAAKTFGTPTDLALGTRRARAAALLSLALPGAVYLYQGEELGLPEVEIPIDRIQDPMHLRSGGVDPGRDGCRVPLPWTADAPYAGFGSDAEPWLPQPPSWPDYSADLQAGDPASMLTLYRESLRLRRSEPGFGDGPLSWLDSAPGVMAFTRTEGLVCVVNFAAEPAELPPHRAVLITSGPLADGRLPQDTAAWLRV from the coding sequence ATGGAAGGCAGCCCCCTGGCGCCCGCCGATACGAACTGGTGGCGTGATGCCGCCATCTACCAGGTCTACGTTCGCAGCTTCGCCGACGGTGACGGAGACGGAACCGGCGATCTCGCCGGCGTACGGGCCAGGCTGCCGTATCTCGTGGAACTGGGCGTGGACGCCCTCTGGTTCACCCCGTGGTACCTCTCCCCGCTCGCCGACGGCGGTTACGACGTCGCGGACTACCGCACGATCGACCCGGCGTTCGGCACCCTCGCCGAGGCGGAGAAGCTGATCGACGAGGCGCGTCAGCTCGGTATCCGCACGATCATCGACGTCGTGCCGAACCATGTCTCCGACCAGCACGCCTGGTTCAAGGCGGCGCTCGCCGCCGCGCCCGGCAGCCCCGAGCGCGCGCTGTTCCACTTCAGGACAGGACGCGGCGCCGACGGCGAACTCCCCCCGAACGACTGGGTAGGCGAGTTCGGCGGCACCCCCTGGACCCGTCTCCCCGACGGCGAGTGGTACCTGCACCTCTTCGCACCCGAGCAGCCCGACCTCAACTGGGACCACCCCGCGGTGCGCCAGGAACACGAGGACGTGCTGCGCTTCTGGTTCGACCGGGGGGTGGCCGGGGTACGCATCGACTCCGCGGCGCTGCTGACCAAGGACCCGCTGCTGCCGGACTTCGTGGCGGGCCAGGACCCGCACCCGTACATCGACCTGGACGAGCTGCACGACATCTACCGCGCGTGGCGGGCGATCGCCGACGAGTACGACGCCATCTTCGTCGGCGAGGTGTGGCTGCCGGACACCGAGCGCTTCGTACGCTATCTGCGCCAGGACGAGCTGCACACCGCGTTCAACTTCAACTTCCTGACCTGTCCGTGGGACGCGGACCTGCTCAGAACGGCCATCGACGAGACACTCGCCGAGCACGCGCCGGTCGGCGCCCCCGCGACCTGGGTGCTCGCCAACCACGACGTGACCCGTACGGTCACCCGGTACGGCCGGGCGGAGACCGGGTTCGACTTCGCGGCCAAGACCTTCGGCACCCCGACCGACCTGGCGCTCGGCACCCGCCGTGCCAGGGCGGCGGCGCTGCTCTCGCTGGCGCTCCCCGGCGCCGTCTACCTCTACCAGGGCGAGGAACTGGGCCTGCCCGAGGTGGAGATCCCCATCGACCGGATCCAGGACCCGATGCACCTGCGCTCCGGCGGTGTCGACCCGGGCCGCGACGGCTGCCGGGTGCCGCTGCCGTGGACGGCCGACGCGCCGTACGCGGGGTTCGGCTCGGACGCCGAGCCGTGGCTGCCGCAGCCGCCGTCCTGGCCTGACTACTCGGCCGATCTGCAGGCCGGCGACCCGGCGTCGATGCTCACGCTCTACCGGGAGTCCCTGCGGCTGCGCCGTAGCGAACCCGGTTTCGGCGACGGGCCGTTGAGCTGGCTGGACAGCGCGCCCGGCGTCATGGCGTTCACCCGGACCGAAGGGCTGGTCTGTGTCGTGAACTTCGCCGCCGAACCCGCCGAACTCCCGCCGCACCGCGCCGTCCTGATCACCAGCGGTCCGCTGGCCGACGGACGGCTGCCGCAGGACACCGCGGCCTGGCTGCGGGTCTGA
- a CDS encoding citrate synthase yields the protein MSDAIDDETGESTRGERRLTTREAADLLGVKPETVYAYVSRGQLTSRRDPGGRGSTFDAAEVDALVRRGRRESATGGGDPVPRIRTGITLIEGDRYYYRGVDATELARAFRYEEIADWLWTGSLDPGVRFTAPAEALAAARRSVAALPAHSGSTDRLRVAAVAAAVADPLRFDLSPAAVLGTARSLIPTLVDALPTVGGPARGDAGVAGRLWPKLTERVPGEAGLRTLDMALSLLIDHDLAASTLAVRVAASARAHPYAVVSAGLGALDGPLHGAASGLAHRMLTEVLERGSAAAVVADHLRAGRRVPGLGHRIYPGPDPRAVALFAVLRELPGAEPVLTAAREVEATTARHVRLHANIDLALAALSVITGMAADAGETVFAVARTAGWIAHALEEYGERPLRMRPVGQYSGPRPPGQLP from the coding sequence ATGAGCGACGCCATCGACGACGAAACGGGCGAGAGCACGCGCGGGGAACGGCGGCTGACCACCCGCGAAGCGGCCGATCTGCTCGGCGTGAAGCCGGAGACGGTCTACGCGTACGTCAGCCGCGGCCAGCTCACCAGCCGTCGTGACCCCGGTGGCCGGGGCAGCACCTTCGACGCCGCGGAGGTGGACGCGCTCGTCCGCAGAGGGCGCAGGGAGTCCGCCACGGGCGGCGGCGATCCCGTCCCGCGGATCCGTACGGGCATCACGCTGATCGAGGGCGACCGCTACTACTACCGGGGTGTGGACGCGACGGAACTCGCCCGCGCGTTCCGCTACGAGGAGATCGCCGACTGGCTCTGGACGGGTTCGCTCGATCCCGGCGTACGGTTCACCGCGCCCGCCGAGGCGCTGGCAGCCGCCCGGCGCTCCGTCGCCGCGCTGCCCGCGCACAGCGGCTCGACGGACCGGCTGCGGGTGGCGGCCGTCGCCGCCGCTGTCGCCGACCCGCTGCGTTTCGACCTCTCCCCCGCTGCCGTGCTCGGCACGGCCCGCAGCCTCATCCCCACCCTGGTCGACGCGCTGCCCACGGTCGGCGGGCCCGCGCGCGGCGACGCGGGTGTCGCGGGCAGGTTGTGGCCCAAGCTGACCGAACGGGTCCCCGGCGAGGCGGGGTTGCGCACGCTGGACATGGCGCTCTCGCTGCTGATCGACCACGATCTGGCCGCCTCGACGCTGGCCGTACGGGTCGCGGCATCGGCGCGCGCCCATCCGTACGCGGTGGTCTCGGCCGGCCTCGGCGCCCTGGACGGGCCGCTGCACGGGGCCGCGAGCGGGCTCGCCCACCGGATGCTCACCGAAGTGCTGGAGCGGGGCAGCGCGGCGGCCGTCGTCGCCGACCATCTGCGGGCGGGCCGACGGGTGCCGGGGCTCGGCCACCGGATCTACCCGGGCCCCGATCCGCGCGCCGTGGCACTCTTCGCCGTCCTGCGCGAACTCCCGGGCGCCGAGCCCGTACTGACGGCGGCGCGCGAGGTGGAGGCGACCACGGCCCGGCATGTGCGGCTGCACGCCAACATCGATCTGGCACTGGCCGCGCTGTCCGTGATCACGGGCATGGCGGCCGACGCGGGCGAGACGGTGTTCGCCGTGGCCCGCACGGCGGGCTGGATCGCGCACGCGCTGGAGGAGTACGGCGAGCGGCCGCTGCGGATGCGCCCGGTCGGGCAGTACAGCGGCCCCCGCCCGCCCGGGCAACTGCCCTGA